In one Nicotiana tomentosiformis chromosome 6, ASM39032v3, whole genome shotgun sequence genomic region, the following are encoded:
- the LOC104121427 gene encoding ras-related protein RABA1f-like, which translates to MGAYRADDDYDYLFKVVLIGDSGVGKSNLLSRFTRNEFSLESKSTIGVEFATRSIRVDDKVVKAQIWDTAGQERYRAITSAYYRGAVGALLVYDVTRHVTFENVERWLKELRDHTDSSIVIMLVGNKADLRHLRAVSTEDAKTFAEKESTFFMETSALESMNVDNAFTEVLTQIHRVVSRKALEVGDDPAALPKGQTINVGGKDDVSEVKKAGCCSS; encoded by the exons ATGGGCGCATACAGAGCGGACGACGATTACGATTATTTATTCAAGGTTGTATTGATCGGCGATTCCGGCGTCGGTAAATCCAACCTCCTCTCCAGATTCACTCGCAACGAGTTCAGTCTCGAGTCAAAGTCAACGATCGGCGTTGAATTCGCCACTCGTAGCATTCGTGTAGACGATAAAGTGGTCAAGGCTCAGATTTGGGATACCGCCGGTCAAGAACG ATATCGCGCAATCACAAGTGCCTACTATCGAGGAGCTGTCGGTGCATTGCTTGTCTATGATGTCACTCGTCATGTAACCTTTGAGAATGTAGAGAGATGGTTAAAAGAGCTCCGAGACCACACCGACTCTAGCATTGTCATAATGCTGGTGGGTAATAAGGCAGATTTGCGTCATCTGCGGGCTGTTTCAACTGAGGATGCCAAGACGTTTGCTGAGAAGGAAAGTACGTTTTTCATGGAAACATCTGCGTTGGAGTCCATGAACGTGGACAATGCCTTCACAGAAGTGCTCACTCAAATACACCGCGTTGTTAGCAGGAAAGCTCTTGAAGTAGGAGATGACCCTGCAGCATTACCGAAGGGGCAAACTATTAATGTTGGAGGGAAGGATGATGTTTCTGAAGTAAAGAAAGCCGGGTGCTGTTCTTCTTAG